A window of Pyrobaculum aerophilum str. IM2 contains these coding sequences:
- a CDS encoding DNA topoisomerase IV subunit A, with amino-acid sequence MSTRSEFLKRLESWGTQLAKAILELEEPIMEIPARTLSNTIWDEKARMLKLGPEKLHRRFLDVKEARKFMQTVLMLRLIVEAIREDVYPTIRDLYYNGKHTIVFKDPLGRTHRENTWDEQSESNAVIEDIEVATNVLREEMGVSADVKGKIVGPIVVRSQGYELDASKFGETALSLPVNVDALEIVKVEASYVLVVEKDAIFQRLVREKFWSQEGAILVTAKGMPDRATRRFIRRLNEEYKLPVYVLTDGDPYGWYIYSVYKSGSIKLSYESERLATPDAKFLGLTATDIDTYKISDNYVIAANDRDIKRAQELLRYPWFQKPEWTREINLFLKKKKKVEIEALSTHGLKFLHDYLRDKIRSKKFID; translated from the coding sequence GTGAGCACCCGATCGGAGTTCCTTAAGCGCTTAGAGTCGTGGGGTACTCAGCTGGCGAAGGCGATTCTTGAACTGGAGGAGCCGATAATGGAGATCCCTGCGAGGACTTTATCTAACACTATATGGGACGAAAAGGCGAGGATGTTAAAGCTAGGCCCCGAGAAGTTGCACCGGAGGTTTTTAGACGTGAAAGAGGCGAGGAAGTTCATGCAGACGGTATTAATGCTGAGGCTAATAGTCGAGGCTATTAGAGAAGACGTATACCCAACTATTCGTGACCTGTATTACAACGGGAAACACACCATAGTGTTTAAAGATCCCTTAGGCAGGACACATAGGGAAAACACTTGGGATGAGCAGTCGGAGTCAAACGCCGTTATTGAAGACATCGAGGTGGCCACAAACGTGTTGAGGGAAGAAATGGGGGTATCTGCAGACGTCAAGGGGAAGATAGTGGGGCCTATAGTGGTGAGATCGCAAGGATATGAGCTTGACGCCAGCAAATTCGGCGAAACTGCTCTAAGCCTCCCAGTGAACGTCGACGCGCTGGAAATAGTAAAAGTGGAAGCGTCTTATGTACTGGTGGTGGAAAAAGACGCAATTTTCCAGCGCCTAGTTAGGGAGAAGTTCTGGAGCCAGGAGGGGGCTATTTTAGTGACTGCAAAGGGCATGCCCGACAGAGCCACGAGGAGATTCATAAGGAGGCTAAACGAGGAGTACAAGCTACCGGTTTACGTCTTAACTGACGGAGATCCCTACGGGTGGTATATATACTCAGTTTACAAAAGCGGCTCGATTAAATTAAGTTATGAAAGCGAACGCCTGGCGACTCCCGACGCTAAGTTTTTGGGGCTAACCGCGACTGACATTGACACGTACAAAATATCAGATAATTACGTCATAGCGGCAAATGACAGAGACATTAAAAGAGCCCAGGAGTTGCTACGATACCCCTGGTTCCAAAAGCCAGAGTGGACTAGGGAGATAAACCTCTTTTTAAAGAAGAAGAAAAAAGTAGAAATCGAGGCTCTCTCAACCCACGGGCTTAAGTTTCTACACGACTATCTTAGGGACAAGATACGTAGCAAGAAGTTCATTGATTAG
- a CDS encoding N-glycosylase/DNA lyase, which produces MAAESQLKRVIETLRRLGIEEVLKLERRDPQYRAVCNVVKRHGETVGSRLAMLNALISYRLTGKGEEHWEYFGKYFSQLEVIDLCRDFLKYIETSPFLKIGVEARKKRALKACDYVPNLEDLGLTLRQLSHIVGARREQKTLVFTIKILNYAYMCSRGVNRVLPFDIPIPVDYRVARLTWCAGLIDFPPEEALRRYEAVQKIWDAVARETGIPPLHLDTLLWLAGRAVLYGENLHGVPKEVIALFQWRGGCRPPSE; this is translated from the coding sequence ATGGCCGCAGAGTCGCAATTAAAAAGAGTAATTGAGACGTTAAGACGTTTGGGCATAGAGGAGGTTTTGAAGTTAGAAAGGCGCGACCCGCAATACCGCGCCGTATGCAACGTCGTAAAAAGACACGGAGAGACTGTGGGATCAAGGCTAGCTATGTTAAACGCGTTAATAAGTTATAGACTCACTGGTAAGGGGGAGGAGCATTGGGAGTATTTTGGGAAGTATTTCTCCCAGCTGGAAGTTATAGACTTGTGCAGAGATTTCCTTAAGTACATAGAGACAAGCCCTTTTCTTAAAATTGGCGTGGAGGCCAGGAAGAAGAGGGCATTGAAGGCATGCGACTATGTGCCAAATCTTGAAGACCTAGGTCTTACACTACGCCAACTTTCGCACATTGTAGGAGCCAGACGCGAGCAAAAGACCTTGGTTTTCACGATAAAAATACTGAACTATGCCTATATGTGTAGTAGAGGCGTTAATAGAGTCTTGCCGTTTGACATCCCCATACCCGTTGACTACAGAGTCGCCCGTCTTACTTGGTGCGCAGGCCTAATAGATTTTCCCCCCGAGGAAGCCTTACGCCGCTATGAGGCAGTGCAAAAAATATGGGATGCCGTGGCGAGGGAGACCGGCATCCCCCCTCTACACTTAGATACTCTATTGTGGCTAGCTGGCAGGGCAGTGCTCTATGGTGAAAACCTCCACGGCGTGCCTAAAGAGGTTATCGCCTTATTCCAGTGGAGAGGAGGTTGTAGGCCTCCCTCAGAATAG
- a CDS encoding PaRep2a protein yields MEGGGPMSCFVTEKKAVCRVGEKMAAFYVFDTPQGVYLKPEIKLVDDWIKVAHRGDDSQGGVCKSGATRGLFPAQKIRRFAGVFLARRFLRR; encoded by the coding sequence ATGGAGGGTGGGGGGCCCATGTCCTGTTTCGTGACGGAGAAAAAGGCTGTGTGTAGAGTGGGCGAAAAAATGGCCGCATTTTATGTATTCGACACGCCGCAGGGAGTGTACCTAAAGCCAGAGATAAAGCTTGTGGACGACTGGATTAAAGTGGCGCATAGGGGCGATGACAGTCAAGGCGGCGTGTGTAAAAGTGGCGCTACCAGAGGCCTTTTTCCTGCCCAGAAAATTCGGCGTTTCGCGGGGGTGTTTCTCGCAAGGCGCTTTTTACGGCGTTGA
- a CDS encoding aconitase X swivel domain-containing protein, producing MLKPLVKGRGRVRAEVVKITSPVSLLGDLDPEAGKLAGVDVVGKIAALPYVKGSTVGPYVLWGAARRGKAPLAIVAQKPDLMLISACVLAGIPLFQGVLEEGCVNIDLETGAYDKC from the coding sequence ATGCTTAAGCCCTTAGTGAAAGGGAGGGGGCGCGTAAGGGCCGAAGTGGTAAAAATAACATCGCCTGTGTCGTTGCTGGGGGACTTGGATCCTGAGGCCGGCAAGCTGGCTGGCGTTGACGTAGTTGGGAAAATTGCCGCGTTGCCGTATGTCAAGGGCTCTACAGTGGGGCCTTATGTGTTGTGGGGCGCGGCGAGGAGGGGAAAGGCGCCCTTAGCCATAGTGGCTCAAAAACCCGATTTAATGCTAATTTCCGCCTGCGTCCTCGCAGGTATTCCGCTTTTTCAAGGCGTTCTTGAAGAGGGGTGTGTTAATATAGATCTTGAAACTGGGGCGTATGACAAGTGTTGA
- a CDS encoding phosphate signaling complex PhoU family protein → MRGEVRKVQLTGGATLIVSLPKEWAKRIALAPGDEVIVVTQPDDTLVLIPKKLGKRTGVIAELTINQPVDIAELERLFMTLYIGGAETIVVRFSPKAMGLRKQMKEFIRRRIVDMEIVEEASDRLIVQSMVSATELAVMDIAVKMLRLVGNMLSDLMIGLDKDDVSLLKDVIERDDEVDRLYWLMERQLKRAAMSRYVMLELKIDDPRDLVEYMIIAKSIERMADHICRIAYVNQEEKVDMRVLGPILSKALEFLRHAEILLTSEAPAHRIAELQGEIMSWSQKVRREETLSDPATSIAKESAVRIGEYVGDIVESLGRIRLKDKAIIIGEEAGPSS, encoded by the coding sequence ATGCGAGGTGAGGTTAGAAAGGTTCAACTCACTGGCGGCGCCACTCTCATAGTTAGTCTCCCTAAGGAGTGGGCTAAACGAATTGCGCTTGCCCCAGGGGACGAGGTGATAGTGGTGACTCAGCCCGACGACACTCTAGTCCTTATTCCAAAAAAACTGGGCAAGAGAACTGGAGTAATTGCAGAGCTCACAATTAACCAACCGGTGGACATAGCCGAGTTAGAAAGGCTGTTTATGACGTTGTACATAGGCGGGGCTGAGACTATAGTGGTGAGGTTCTCCCCCAAGGCTATGGGATTACGCAAGCAGATGAAGGAGTTCATCCGCCGTCGTATTGTGGATATGGAGATAGTGGAGGAGGCCAGCGACAGACTAATTGTGCAGTCCATGGTCTCGGCGACGGAGTTGGCCGTAATGGATATCGCCGTGAAAATGTTGCGTCTTGTGGGTAATATGCTCAGCGATTTAATGATCGGGTTAGATAAAGACGACGTATCCCTTTTAAAGGACGTCATAGAGCGAGACGACGAGGTGGATAGGCTATATTGGCTTATGGAGAGGCAATTGAAGAGGGCAGCTATGTCTAGATACGTCATGTTGGAACTTAAAATCGACGATCCGCGGGACTTAGTTGAGTACATGATTATTGCTAAATCGATAGAACGAATGGCCGATCACATTTGCAGAATAGCCTATGTTAATCAAGAGGAAAAAGTGGATATGCGCGTATTAGGCCCGATTTTATCAAAAGCCCTGGAATTTTTACGCCATGCCGAGATCTTATTAACAAGCGAGGCGCCTGCGCATAGAATAGCTGAGTTGCAAGGCGAGATAATGTCGTGGAGTCAGAAGGTGAGGCGGGAGGAGACGTTATCGGATCCCGCCACATCAATAGCTAAGGAAAGCGCTGTTAGAATTGGCGAGTATGTCGGCGATATAGTGGAGTCGCTGGGGAGAATTAGGCTAAAAGACAAGGCGATAATTATAGGCGAGGAGGCGGGCCCCTCTTCCTAA
- a CDS encoding PaRep2b protein: MQLYASDLDALRKFKALKDAIDKWRKGKPK, from the coding sequence GTGCAACTCTATGCCAGCGATTTAGACGCCTTGCGCAAATTTAAAGCGTTGAAAGACGCTATAGACAAGTGGCGCAAAGGAAAACCTAAATGA
- a CDS encoding UbiD family decarboxylase produces MALSEAVSKLPGLRIYNPPYGEFTISKVLKESEGRWTPLFKGVKPGYVGVGNIIDTRAKLYQYLGAKDDEEAYNKLLSAAESPLAVEKVSTWRDVYKTVDSLYDLPMVRYYEKEARPYITAGIVIGAGPDGVYNASIHRFSPVGSRKAVIRLVPRHLYHIYKSSIERGREVPVAVAWGVHPLVLLAAASSPPYGVFELTVASRLMGGLKVVELDNGALAPFLSSVIIEGFITAEQAEEGPFVDIVGVYDRVRLQPVVRIERIYVLREEAYVHYLLPAGLEHMLLMGFEREAKIWRAVKSVVPRVKKVRLTRGGFGWLVAVISLEKSVEGDAKNALLAAFAAHPSLKIAIAVDSDIDPDDPLDVEWAIATRLRADRGLFVIPYARGSTLDPVALNEEGLTYKIGIDATRPLDADPVLFERARIPE; encoded by the coding sequence ATGGCCCTCTCCGAGGCGGTAAGCAAACTCCCCGGCTTAAGGATTTACAACCCTCCTTACGGCGAGTTTACTATTTCTAAAGTCCTGAAGGAGTCTGAGGGGAGATGGACTCCTTTGTTTAAAGGCGTAAAACCCGGCTATGTGGGAGTTGGCAATATTATTGATACACGGGCTAAGTTGTATCAATACCTCGGCGCTAAAGACGATGAAGAAGCTTATAACAAATTACTATCAGCCGCCGAAAGCCCATTGGCTGTGGAAAAAGTATCGACGTGGCGTGATGTGTACAAAACTGTGGACTCGCTTTACGACCTCCCCATGGTTAGGTATTACGAGAAAGAGGCCCGTCCGTATATAACGGCTGGGATTGTCATAGGGGCTGGGCCAGACGGAGTTTATAACGCCTCGATACACAGGTTCTCGCCCGTGGGGAGCAGGAAGGCCGTCATAAGGCTCGTTCCCAGGCATTTATACCACATATACAAGTCGAGTATTGAGAGAGGAAGGGAGGTGCCTGTGGCAGTGGCGTGGGGAGTGCACCCATTGGTACTTCTCGCCGCAGCTTCCTCCCCGCCCTATGGCGTTTTTGAGCTAACAGTGGCGTCGCGCCTCATGGGGGGGTTAAAAGTCGTCGAGCTAGACAATGGAGCTCTGGCGCCTTTTTTGTCGTCGGTAATAATCGAGGGCTTTATAACTGCCGAACAAGCCGAGGAGGGGCCTTTTGTTGACATAGTCGGCGTATATGACAGAGTGAGGCTTCAGCCAGTTGTTAGAATTGAGAGAATATATGTGCTCCGGGAGGAGGCCTATGTCCACTACTTGTTGCCAGCGGGTTTAGAACATATGTTATTAATGGGCTTTGAGAGAGAGGCTAAGATATGGAGAGCGGTCAAGTCAGTGGTTCCGCGGGTGAAGAAGGTGAGGCTCACCAGAGGCGGCTTCGGCTGGCTAGTTGCTGTAATCTCGCTGGAGAAATCTGTGGAGGGTGATGCTAAAAACGCCTTGTTAGCCGCCTTTGCGGCGCATCCCAGTTTAAAAATCGCAATCGCCGTCGATAGCGATATAGACCCCGACGATCCTCTTGACGTGGAGTGGGCCATAGCCACAAGGCTTAGAGCTGATAGGGGGCTTTTCGTAATACCCTACGCCAGAGGATCAACTCTCGATCCCGTCGCTTTAAACGAAGAGGGCTTGACTTATAAAATAGGAATAGACGCAACGAGACCGCTTGACGCAGATCCCGTCCTTTTTGAGCGTGCCCGAATACCGGAATAG
- a CDS encoding aconitase X produces MSRYFAREVVLKIADAVSGGEVVPVETAHISGVSYFTIGEYGVEFLEFLASSGARVSVFTTSNPAVVDISGFLAVDEKMARGQERIYKALRSMGVSVTYSCTPYEFILTRSRTFHAWAESSAVAYINTFRDAWSDKNPGPLALLGAIAGFVPKTALYTLEGRRPTAVVEIEHGPLEALEAGIVGAVLGERMGFGIPYIRGALFADEESRREFAASLSTYSAMVFAVIEGITPNWRQYLEIADFRDKFKIDSRDISSYLKDAETPDVIYFGCPFADIDTVLWVLSEVKKRGPARRPIYISTSPGVYGQIRKLADEMREYNVNIFSGSCLVVSPYTRNFKVVATDSLKAAFYIPRLHGVRVVPCRRMGCLELAYA; encoded by the coding sequence GTGTCGCGGTATTTCGCGCGTGAAGTGGTTTTAAAAATAGCCGATGCGGTGTCTGGAGGCGAGGTAGTGCCAGTGGAGACGGCCCACATATCGGGCGTGTCTTATTTCACAATAGGAGAGTATGGAGTAGAATTTCTCGAATTTCTTGCAAGCTCCGGGGCCAGGGTGTCGGTGTTCACAACGTCTAACCCCGCCGTTGTGGATATAAGCGGCTTTCTGGCTGTGGATGAAAAGATGGCAAGAGGCCAAGAGAGGATATACAAGGCGCTGAGATCGATGGGCGTGAGCGTCACATACTCGTGTACGCCCTACGAGTTTATTCTGACAAGATCGCGCACGTTTCACGCGTGGGCTGAGTCCAGCGCCGTTGCATATATTAACACTTTTCGCGACGCGTGGTCAGATAAGAACCCAGGGCCATTGGCGTTATTAGGCGCTATCGCTGGGTTTGTGCCAAAAACTGCTTTATACACCCTGGAGGGGAGGCGCCCTACAGCAGTAGTGGAAATAGAACACGGCCCCTTAGAGGCTTTGGAGGCTGGGATTGTGGGGGCTGTTTTGGGAGAGCGTATGGGGTTCGGCATACCTTATATCAGAGGTGCCTTGTTTGCAGACGAAGAGAGCAGGCGGGAGTTTGCCGCATCTCTATCCACTTATTCCGCCATGGTTTTTGCAGTAATTGAGGGGATTACTCCCAATTGGCGCCAGTATTTAGAAATTGCCGACTTCCGGGACAAATTCAAGATAGATTCCAGGGACATATCAAGTTATTTAAAAGACGCGGAGACGCCCGACGTAATATACTTCGGCTGCCCATTTGCTGATATCGATACTGTGTTGTGGGTGTTGAGTGAAGTGAAAAAGAGGGGGCCTGCCAGGAGGCCGATATACATTTCCACGTCCCCCGGCGTGTATGGACAGATAAGAAAACTCGCGGATGAGATGAGGGAGTACAACGTGAATATATTCTCGGGGTCGTGTTTAGTAGTCTCGCCGTATACTAGGAATTTTAAAGTCGTTGCGACAGATTCGCTTAAGGCGGCTTTTTACATACCTAGATTACATGGAGTAAGAGTAGTCCCGTGTAGACGTATGGGATGTCTAGAGTTGGCATATGCTTAA
- the albA gene encoding DNA-binding protein Alba: MATEQTILVGKKPTTNYVIATVMAFNAGVKKVVLKARGAAISKAVSTAVMVRDRFLPGKVQIKDIKLLSDKVQGQGGRERTVAAIEVVLEMA, from the coding sequence ATGGCAACAGAACAGACAATACTAGTAGGGAAGAAACCAACAACAAACTACGTAATAGCCACGGTAATGGCGTTCAACGCCGGCGTTAAAAAAGTGGTGTTAAAAGCCAGAGGTGCTGCCATCTCAAAGGCAGTCTCTACAGCTGTCATGGTGAGAGATAGGTTCCTACCGGGCAAGGTGCAGATAAAAGACATTAAATTGCTTAGTGACAAGGTTCAGGGGCAAGGAGGCAGGGAAAGAACTGTAGCGGCAATTGAAGTAGTACTAGAAATGGCATAA
- a CDS encoding class I SAM-dependent methyltransferase, with protein MTLEVVEELGGADICVDVGTGSCIIAEKLATKCRETVATDIDIEACKTCNWTIDVVCSDVGRAVRRADVAVFNMPYLPPEEPIDVSIHDAGVVSRFLRWISITRPRAVIATFSSLGRADFILEALRAQCVIVKVAKLHLFFETIYSVIAKC; from the coding sequence TTGACGTTGGAGGTTGTAGAAGAATTAGGCGGTGCGGATATTTGTGTAGACGTGGGCACTGGCTCCTGTATAATAGCCGAAAAACTCGCGACAAAATGTAGAGAAACTGTGGCGACAGATATCGATATAGAGGCTTGCAAGACTTGTAATTGGACAATAGACGTTGTGTGTAGCGATGTTGGGAGGGCTGTGAGGAGGGCTGATGTGGCAGTTTTCAATATGCCGTATTTGCCCCCAGAAGAGCCGATAGATGTATCAATACACGATGCAGGCGTCGTGTCTAGATTTTTAAGATGGATTTCAATTACTAGGCCTCGGGCGGTAATCGCGACTTTTAGCTCTCTGGGGAGGGCGGATTTTATCTTAGAGGCATTGAGGGCTCAGTGCGTTATTGTTAAAGTGGCGAAATTGCACTTGTTTTTTGAAACCATTTACTCGGTGATTGCAAAGTGTTGA
- a CDS encoding PaRep2b protein translates to MLKALVPELPTLHKLRDALAEFADSFSVVTNEVVKREFGIDLAYDVRNKSFSKIEEAVTMTEDYVYKNIAVRRGPLDTSGDYPKTVIRLKLGGEEVAYINMYWTGMALQAKFVGSRENVEHLASIIRALGGKAEIKRMGNGWGVELTTDGIIAIRHNGWLNAVRSFVEDLREYGKRHGKELINKERYEKIIKDIEAGPNTVKFAGAEFSVYYKGSKIMVEYQPTSETSKNAAVSTLRAKGLREGEHFTVTKQGVYEIRVTGESYAKAVEALAQSGLKEGEQYAVDGRRHVIRVKAEHKDAVVNALKAAGLGEGKHFATRSSGHHVIHITYDGLREIQRMALKGDVEAEHFIRGLKDVLKRRYGDDAVKKMIEVITPAREEGTIELPLAARDEKGSVVARIVGLKYEFVENGKPVSQCSGKDCRLRIIAEYETGAEREQFKMEWYWKKKLEKRGGTTITYYYEIAVIYLKDVVEVAVSKALTGKDVKKAMCNSMPAI, encoded by the coding sequence TTGCTGAAAGCGCTTGTCCCAGAGCTACCCACGTTGCACAAGCTTAGGGACGCCCTTGCAGAATTCGCCGACTCGTTTAGTGTTGTCACCAACGAGGTGGTTAAAAGGGAATTCGGCATTGACTTGGCGTACGACGTGAGGAACAAAAGTTTTTCAAAAATAGAGGAAGCTGTCACAATGACAGAGGATTACGTCTACAAAAACATCGCCGTAAGGAGGGGGCCACTAGACACTAGCGGGGACTATCCGAAGACCGTAATCCGCTTGAAGCTGGGAGGGGAGGAGGTGGCCTACATTAACATGTACTGGACTGGTATGGCACTACAAGCCAAGTTCGTCGGCTCTCGCGAAAACGTCGAACATCTGGCCTCTATCATCAGGGCACTTGGAGGTAAGGCGGAGATCAAACGCATGGGTAACGGATGGGGAGTTGAGCTCACCACAGACGGCATAATTGCCATTCGCCACAACGGTTGGCTGAATGCGGTGAGGAGCTTTGTGGAGGATCTTCGCGAGTACGGGAAGCGTCACGGCAAAGAGCTGATTAACAAGGAGAGGTATGAAAAGATAATTAAAGACATAGAGGCCGGCCCCAACACAGTTAAATTCGCCGGAGCGGAGTTCTCGGTTTATTATAAAGGTAGCAAAATAATGGTAGAATATCAACCGACTAGCGAGACGTCTAAAAACGCCGCTGTAAGCACGTTAAGGGCCAAAGGACTGAGGGAGGGAGAGCACTTCACTGTAACAAAACAAGGCGTTTACGAAATTCGCGTAACGGGCGAGTCGTATGCCAAGGCCGTTGAGGCGCTGGCGCAGAGCGGACTGAAAGAGGGCGAACAATACGCCGTTGATGGCAGAAGGCACGTAATCCGCGTCAAGGCGGAGCATAAAGACGCCGTTGTAAACGCCTTGAAGGCGGCAGGGCTGGGGGAGGGCAAACACTTCGCCACAAGGAGTAGCGGACACCACGTGATCCACATCACTTACGATGGCCTTCGCGAAATTCAGCGCATGGCGCTAAAAGGCGATGTGGAGGCGGAGCACTTCATTAGGGGGCTTAAGGACGTTTTGAAACGCCGATACGGCGACGATGCAGTGAAGAAGATGATAGAGGTGATTACGCCCGCGAGGGAGGAGGGGACGATAGAGCTACCGCTAGCGGCACGCGACGAAAAGGGCAGCGTGGTAGCCCGTATTGTTGGCCTGAAATACGAATTTGTTGAAAACGGCAAGCCCGTAAGCCAGTGTAGCGGAAAGGACTGCCGCCTCCGCATAATCGCGGAGTACGAAACGGGAGCAGAAAGGGAGCAGTTCAAGATGGAGTGGTATTGGAAGAAGAAACTGGAAAAGAGGGGTGGGACAACGATTACGTATTACTACGAAATCGCTGTCATTTACCTCAAAGACGTAGTAGAAGTCGCCGTGTCGAAGGCGTTGACTGGGAAGGACGTAAAAAAGGCAATGTGCAACTCTATGCCAGCGATTTAG
- a CDS encoding helix-turn-helix domain-containing protein: MSIIKNSPKFTVDRIIYGAATGKRRDIILLLHKEGPLTLSKLRATLGISPSTLLFELSALEKLGVVRREDSLVALTELGERVASIISTAAPLKSLDFISVLGLRPLVIWLLMSPRLTITASILLATWVIALVIGGLQNPPLSMIYVLYIGYYLPLSLGLSAPLSIASSLLSLTILISAVYFLSHRKISPFKTAIGVFPIALYPAAHLTIVQIARSLEYTYLITVSQILLFVALLLTATVFASVYSLEVGTTYEASLVRALLLFFVIPSLFYLVPLHNAL, encoded by the coding sequence ATGTCAATTATTAAAAACAGCCCCAAATTCACCGTGGACAGGATAATTTACGGAGCCGCCACAGGTAAGCGGCGCGATATTATTTTACTGTTGCATAAGGAGGGCCCGCTTACGCTTTCAAAACTACGCGCTACGCTGGGCATATCCCCCTCCACATTATTATTCGAGCTATCAGCGCTTGAAAAACTGGGGGTTGTGAGAAGAGAAGACTCCCTAGTGGCTCTCACAGAGTTGGGCGAGAGAGTGGCCTCTATTATTTCTACTGCGGCGCCTTTAAAATCTCTAGACTTTATTTCAGTCTTGGGCCTCAGGCCTCTAGTGATATGGCTATTAATGTCCCCACGGCTAACAATAACCGCATCTATTCTCCTAGCCACTTGGGTTATCGCGCTTGTAATAGGAGGTCTTCAAAACCCGCCTCTTTCAATGATATACGTTTTATACATAGGCTACTACCTTCCGCTGTCGTTAGGCCTCTCTGCCCCCCTCTCAATAGCGTCTTCTCTTCTGTCTCTGACAATTTTGATATCCGCTGTTTATTTCTTATCACATAGAAAGATATCGCCTTTTAAAACAGCCATAGGCGTATTCCCCATCGCTCTGTACCCAGCCGCCCACTTAACAATAGTACAAATAGCCCGCTCTCTTGAGTACACGTACCTAATCACTGTGTCACAAATCTTGCTTTTCGTAGCTCTACTCCTCACTGCAACAGTCTTCGCCTCGGTGTATTCCCTGGAGGTGGGCACAACCTACGAGGCCTCTTTAGTGCGGGCGCTTCTCCTCTTCTTCGTCATCCCGTCGCTCTTTTACCTCGTCCCTTTGCATAATGCCCTATAA
- a CDS encoding DNA primase large subunit PriL: MTCDVSSRELACYFPFLNKSSSYLSKRGFVLDIVLQDKSLIERSIARLRKSLSREPYNLRLCLDSPEEEAVAARLALYIAAATKNNYILKRFADSESKNFSETLRKTPGIQNLNCKIEIGKDLGIIAKPAQDVVTGIINAAFKTPVAIKWTSYLRYAPPDPFWAMINRVVVKGWVILPLDDFERILEEAYEEQILRIASENELAVGRVSASIDMSLIEDLLRKYAQRPVNITKLSTEGPDPPCMKAILDALKAGENLPHAARFAIATYLLHKGWEVEQIVDLFRTSPDFNEKITRYQVQHIAGQVGGRKEYAVPNCETMNSWGLCPTNLGCGVKNPLQYGRRVAIKKSN; encoded by the coding sequence GTGACTTGTGATGTGTCGAGTAGAGAACTTGCGTGTTACTTTCCATTTCTGAACAAATCGTCCTCTTACCTTTCGAAAAGAGGATTCGTCTTAGATATAGTGTTACAAGACAAGAGCCTAATTGAGAGATCTATAGCGAGGCTGAGGAAGTCGCTGTCCCGCGAGCCTTACAACCTCAGGCTGTGTCTAGACTCGCCTGAAGAAGAGGCCGTAGCGGCCAGACTTGCGTTATATATCGCCGCAGCTACGAAAAACAATTATATCTTAAAGAGGTTTGCCGACAGCGAAAGTAAGAATTTCTCAGAAACGCTGAGGAAAACTCCAGGCATTCAAAATTTGAACTGTAAAATCGAAATAGGGAAAGATCTTGGGATAATCGCAAAACCCGCTCAAGACGTCGTGACGGGCATAATCAACGCCGCGTTTAAAACGCCGGTCGCAATTAAGTGGACTTCTTACTTGAGATATGCGCCTCCAGACCCGTTTTGGGCAATGATTAATCGAGTCGTCGTCAAGGGGTGGGTAATCCTCCCTCTTGACGACTTTGAGAGAATACTTGAAGAGGCGTACGAAGAACAAATTCTGAGAATAGCAAGTGAAAACGAACTCGCTGTGGGCAGAGTCTCAGCGTCAATAGACATGTCGCTTATAGAGGATTTGTTGAGAAAATACGCACAAAGGCCTGTTAACATCACAAAGCTATCAACTGAGGGGCCAGATCCCCCGTGCATGAAAGCCATATTAGACGCCTTAAAAGCCGGCGAAAATCTCCCCCACGCGGCGAGGTTTGCTATAGCGACTTATTTATTACACAAGGGCTGGGAGGTAGAGCAAATAGTAGATCTCTTTCGTACATCTCCCGATTTTAATGAGAAAATCACCCGTTACCAAGTACAACATATAGCGGGACAAGTCGGCGGGAGGAAGGAATACGCCGTGCCAAATTGTGAAACTATGAACTCTTGGGGGCTGTGCCCTACAAATCTCGGCTGTGGAGTAAAGAACCCACTACAATATGGCCGCAGAGTCGCAATTAAAAAGAGTAATTGA